One window of Paludibacter propionicigenes WB4 genomic DNA carries:
- a CDS encoding glycosyltransferase has product MFELIKVARKDCSKSKFSILIPSWNNLDYLQVCINSILKNSVFDHQIIVVVNDGNDGTLEWVKNNQILDYVHAKENIGICYALNICRGLIKTDYVLYANDDMYFLPNWDKILADEIEKIGHKNFMLSATMIEPTGENPCSVIRNYGNDIKSFREADLLADQEKLYRDDWNGSTWPPNIVHIDNWDLVGGMSIEYSPGMYSDPDLSRKLWEAGIRIFKGKGTSLVYHFACKSTGRIRKNKGQKTFVLKWNISAKTFQTKYLLRGQSVVNELPEIHLTTTEKLKQLIKRLKAVF; this is encoded by the coding sequence ATGTTTGAATTAATAAAAGTAGCCCGAAAAGATTGTTCGAAATCTAAATTTTCCATCTTGATTCCAAGCTGGAATAACTTAGACTACTTACAGGTCTGCATAAATAGTATTCTTAAAAATTCTGTTTTCGATCACCAAATAATTGTTGTTGTAAACGACGGGAATGATGGAACTTTAGAATGGGTTAAAAATAATCAAATACTTGATTATGTTCATGCTAAAGAGAATATCGGGATTTGTTATGCATTGAATATTTGCAGGGGTTTGATTAAGACGGATTATGTCCTTTATGCAAATGATGATATGTATTTTCTACCCAATTGGGATAAGATATTAGCTGATGAAATAGAAAAAATCGGACATAAAAATTTCATGCTCTCCGCGACAATGATTGAGCCGACAGGTGAAAATCCATGTTCAGTAATTCGGAATTATGGTAATGATATCAAATCGTTCCGTGAGGCTGATTTGCTTGCAGATCAGGAGAAACTATACCGGGACGATTGGAATGGGAGTACCTGGCCACCCAATATTGTTCATATAGATAATTGGGATTTAGTTGGAGGTATGAGTATTGAATATAGTCCGGGAATGTATTCGGATCCCGATTTATCCAGAAAATTATGGGAGGCCGGAATCCGCATTTTTAAAGGTAAAGGAACCAGTCTGGTTTATCACTTCGCTTGTAAATCAACCGGTCGAATACGTAAGAACAAAGGTCAAAAAACATTTGTGTTGAAATGGAATATATCGGCTAAAACATTTCAAACTAAATATTTACTGCGTGGACAATCAGTTGTAAATGAACTTCCGGAAATTCATCTGACAACTACCGAAAA